GTCACCGTCACCAACATCGCTACCGGCTCGGTACGCCGCGCGCCGATCGCCGCCAACGGCAACTACACCGTGGTCGGCCTGCCGCCGGGCACCTACAAGGTCGAGGCCAACGGCGTCACCAAGACGGTGACCCTGCAGGTGGCGTCCTCGTCCACCGTCGATCTCGATGCCGGGACCACGGCCGCCGGCGGCAACGCGACCACCCTGGACACCGTCACCGTCAGCGCGCCGCTGCTGAAGGACGTCAAGACCTCGGAAGTGGGCAACGTGGTGTCGCTGCACCAGATCCAGCAGTTGCCGCAGGCGACGCGCAACTTCCTGGAGTTCGCCGACACCGTGCCGGGCATGGTGTTCCAGATCGACGGTAACGGAAACACCAAGCTGCGCGGCGGTGCGTCCAACGCCAGCGCCGGCAACCTGTACATCGACGGCGTCGGCCAGAAGAGCTACGTCAAGGGCGGCGGCATCGCCGGCCAGAGCGATACTCAGGGTAACCCGTTCCCGCAGCTGGCGATCGGCGAGTACAAGGTCATCACCTCCAACTACAAGGCCGAGTACGGCCAGATCAGCGGTGCAGCGATCACCGCGGCCACCAAGTCCGGCACCAACGAGTTCCACGGCGAGGCCTTCTACCGTTACACCGACCAGGATCTGCGCGACAAGCGTCCGGACGAAGCGAACGGCAAGATCGATTCGCAGACCAAGGAATACGGCTTCGCCCTGGGCGGCCCGATCATCCAGGACCGCATGCACTTCTTCGTCGCCTACGAAGGCAAGGAGAACGTGGTGCCGAAGAGCGTGCAGGCGGACAACACCGCGCAGCCGTACGTCGGCCTGCTGCCGTCCAACCTGTCGAGCCAGTTCGGTGCGGCCAACATGCCGTTCACCGAAGACCTGTACTTCGGCAAGATCGATTTCGAACCGACCGACCGCGATCGCATCGAACTGAGCGGCCAGTATCGCGACGAGACCCAGACCGGCAACGTCGGCGGCACCAGCACGCCGGAACACGGCACCAACAAGATCAACAAGGACAAGCGCGCCAACATCCGTTGGCAGCACAGCGCCGACAACTGGTTCAACGAGTTGATCGTCGGCACCGAGGACTCGGAGAACAACCCGAATCCGAAGAGCATCGGCAACGGCATCGTCTACAAGTATCTGGCGCCCCGCGCCGGCTCCACCGACGTGGACGAATACACCTTCCTGGAAACCGGCTCCGCCGGCGGCCTGAACGTGCAGCGCAAGAGCCAGAAGGGTTGGTTCCTGCAGAACGACCTGACCTTCACCAGCTTCCAGTGGCACGGTGAGCACACCATCAAGATGGGCGTCAGCTACAAGGACATCAAGCTGACCTCGCAGGATGCGGCGGCGCTCAACCCGCAGTTCAGCTATTCGGTCGACAGCAGCGGCGTCGCCGCCACGCCGTACCGCGTGGACTACGTTGCGCCGTACAACACCCCGGGCCAGAAGGCCACGGTGGAGTCGCCGTCCAAGCAGTACGGCATCTACATCCAGGACGACTGGGCGGCGACCGACAAGCTGATGATCAACGTCGGCGTGCGTTGGGACTACGAGGACAGCCCGGCCTACACGGACTTCGTCACCTCGCAGGCCTTCGTCAACGCGCTGTACTCCGACGATCCGGCCAACCCGGGCCATCCCTGGGCCGATCGCCTGCTGCCGAGCGGTGTCAATGCTGCCGACTACATCAGCACCGGCCGCAACCGCAAGAACTTCAAGGATGGCTGGGCGCCGCGCCTGGGCTTCTCCTACGACTTCTTCGGCGACGAGAGTGCGGTGCTGCACGGCGGTGCGGGCCGTTCCTACGATCGCAACCTGTTCGAACAGCTGGCGCTGGAAACCAGCAAGGCCGCGCTGTCGCCGGTCGCGGTGTACTTCCAGAACCCGGCCACCGGCCAGTGCTACCGCAGCGACCGCGTCTGCACCGCGTGGGATCCGCGCTACCTCAATGGCGTGGACCAGTTGAACACCATCCCCGGCGTCAGTGGCAGCGCCGAACTGTTCATGTTCAACAACCACCTGAAGACGCCGTACAGCGACCAGTACAGCATCGGCATCACCAACCAGGTCGGCGACTGGCAGACCGACGTGACCTTCCAGCGCGTGCTCAGCTACGACGGTTTCGCGATGTCGCTGATCAACCGCTACCCGGATGGTTCCTACTTCCAGAACGGCAGCGCCCCCTGGGGCCAGCCGGTGCCGGGCTACCAGAACACGATCATCGGCATGAACGGCCTGGAGCAGCGCAGCAGCCAGGTGTTGCTGTCGGCCGACAAGCCCTACACCAAGGAATCGGGCTGGGGCCTGACCCTGTCCTACACCCACACCAGCGCGCGTCAGAACCGCAACATCGACGAGCCGTACGCGTTCGACAAGGCGACCATCCACGACTATCCGTTCGTGAAGTCCGATGCGGTGTCGGCGCACCGCTTCGTCGCCTCCGGCTCGATCGACGGCCCGTGGGGCCTGACCTTCGGTGCCAAGGTAGTGCTGGCGACGCCGGAGCCGATCAACACCATCGCCTGCTATGGCCACACCGATGCGGACGGCGCGACCTGCCAGCAGGTGGCGGCAGTACCGCCGGGCAGCGGCAAATTCCTGGTCGGCGGCAAGATCTGGGGCTACCGCACGGTCGACTTCCAGGCGACCAAGGATTTCACCGTGTACAACGACTTCAAGTTGACGGCGCGCGTGAACCTGCTCAATGCCTTCAACTTCAAGAACTACTCGTCGTACTCGTACAACGATTTCGGCTCCGATGGTCGCTTCGATCCGAACATCACCATCAACAAGACCGGCGACATCATGTACGTGCCGCGCACCGTGACCTTCGAGATCGGCGCCAAGTTCTGATCCACCGCATCACCCACGCGCGTGCCCGACCGGCGCGCGTGGGGTTTCAACGGACGGGGCCGCGTGGCCCCGTCCGCGTTTGCGGTCGCCCCTTTCTTCGGTACAGGACCACACACGCATGATCGCCGCTCCTCTCCGCAACCTGGTCATCGTCGGCGGCGGCACCGCCGGTTGGATGGCCGCTGCCGCGCTGGCGCGTGTGCTGGGTCCCGACTACCGCATCACCTTGATCGAGTCCGAGCAGATCGGCATCGTCGGCGTCGGCGAGGCCACCGTGCCGCACATCAAGGCCTTCAACAACCTGCTCGGCATCAACGAGGCCGAGTTCGTGCGCCACACCCAGGGCAGCTTCAAGCTCGGCATCGAGTTCGCCGACTGGCAGCGCCCGGGCACCTCCTACGTGCACGGCTTCGGCACCGAGATCGGGCATCCGCTCGGGCTGCTGCCGTTCCAGCAGTACTGGTTCAAGCAGGCGCTGGCCGGCAAGGCGAAGCCGCTGGGTGCCTATACGCTCAACACCGTCGCCGCCAAGCGCGACCGCTTCATGACCTCAGCCACCGACGTGCCGCCGAACTCGCCGCTGGCCAACATCGCCTACGCCTACCATTTCGATGCGGCGTTGTATGCGGGCTTCCTGCGCCGCTACGCCGAACAGCGCGGGGTGACCCGGCGCGAGGGCATCGTCGAGGAGGTGCAATTGCATCCGGAATCGGGCGACGTACGCGCGGTGCGCCTGGCGTCCGGCGAGGCGATCGCCGGCGACCTGTTCATCGATTGCTCCGGTTTCCGCGGGCTGCTGATCGAGCAGGCGCTGCACACCGGCTACCACGATTTCAGCCACTGGCTGCCGTGCGATCGCGCGCTGGCGGTGCCCTGCGCCAAGGTCGGCCCGCCCACGCCGTACACCCGCGCCACCGCGCGCGCGGCCGGCTGGCAGTGGCGTATTCCGCTGCAGCACCGCACCGGCAACGGCTACGTGTACTGCAGCGCGCACATCAGCGACGACGAGGCCGCCGCCACGTTGCTGGCCAACCTCGACGGCCCGGCCCTGGCCGATCCGCGCCCGCTGCGTTTCGTCACCGGGCGCCGCAAGCAGGTGTGGAACCGCAACGTGATCGCGCTGGGCCTGGCCAGCGGCTTCATGGAGCCGCTGGAATCGACCAGCATCCACCTGGTCCAGTCCGGCATCTCCAAGCTGCTGGAGCTGTTCCCGCGCGAGGGCATCAGCCCGGTGCTGGTGCGGCGTTACAACGAGCGCATCGCGTTCGAGTTCGACCGCATCCGCGACTTCCTGCTGCTGCACTACCACGCCACCGAGCGCGACGACAGCGCGTTCTGGCGGCACTGCCGCACCATGCCGATCACGCCGGAACTGCAGGAGACGCTGGACCTGTTCCGCGACAGCGGCCGCTTCTACCGCAACGGCGACGAGATGTTCGCCGAGATCAGCTGGGTGCAGGTGATGGTCGGGCAGGGCATCCTGCCGCGCGCCTACCACCCGCTGGTGGACCAGGTGCCGCAGGCCGATCTGGAGCGCTTCATGGCCAGCGTCGAGCAGACCATCGGCCATTGCGCCGACGCGATGCCGCCGCACCAGGCCTTCATCGACCGCTACTGCGCGGCCCGGCCCGCCTGAGCGCGACGCGGGCACAAAAAAAGAGGCCACGCGCACCAGGCGCGGGCCTCTTCAAATCCGACCGAAGCCGGAGAACGGTATGGCACATCTCCGGCAGAGCCGGACGCTGGGCATGCTACCGGCACGCCGAAGCTAAAGCAATACTTTACAATTTATCGCCTAAGTCATTGATTTAAAATAAAAGCGCAGCGCCGCCAGCCAGCGTCGCCGCGATCTCCCGCTGGATCGCCTCGGCCGCCGCACGCGGATCGGCGGCCTGGCGGATCGGCCGGCCGACCACGATCGCATCGGCGCCGTCGGCAAAGGCTTGGGCCACGCTCACGGTGCGCTGCTGGTCGTCGCCGACCGGCCCGCCGGGGCGGATGCCGGGGCAGACGATGGAGAAGCCGGCGCCGGTGGCGCGGCGGATCGGCGCCGCTTCCTGGCCGGAGGCGATCACGCCGTCGATGCCGGCCGCCTGCGCGGCCAGCGCGCGCTCCACCACCACGTCTTGCGGTGCGCGGTCGATGCCCATCGACGCCAGGTCGGCGCGGCCCATCGAGGTCAGCACGGTCACCGCCAGCAGGCGCATGTCGCTGCCGTTGGCCTCGGCCGCGGCCTGCATCATCGCCGGGTGCCAGCCGTGGATGGTGCAGTAGTCCACCGGCCACTGCGACAGCCGCCGGATCACCCCGCCCACCGTGGCCGGGATGTCGAAGAACTTCAGGTCCACGAACACGCGCTTGCCGCGCCCGGCCAGCGTGTCCAGCACGTCGAAGTACTCGCCGGAAGCCAGCAGTTCCATGCCGATCTTGTAGAACGCCACCGCATCGCCGAGCCGCTCGATCCACTCCAGCGCCTCGCTGCGCCCGGGCACGTCGAGGGCGAAGATCAGGCGCTCGTGCGGCGCCAGCGCCAGCGGCGCGCGGCTCACTGCGCCAGCTCCAGCGCCTGCACCTTGGCCTGGTGGCGGGCGGCGCGCGACTGGGTGAAGTCGTTGTTGAACAGCGCCGGTTCCCAGGACCCGTAGCTGGGGTTGGGCAGCATCCACCAGCGCTCGCCGAACCAGTCGTGATACTGCTGCAGCAGCTGCGCGCGGCCTTCCGGGGTGTTGGCCACCACCTGCGTGAAGTCGCCGAGCTGGTCGCCGAACTGCATCAGCACGCGGTACTGCTGGCCGACCAGCTTGCGCCGGCAGTTCTTCTCCGAGCCGTTCTGCTCGCAATCCTTGACCACCGTGCCCAGGCCCAGCAGCACGCTGTTGTCGGCCACCGGCAGGCCGGCGCTGCGCAGGTTGGCCAGGGTCGCGTCGGTCAGGTGCACGGCGCGGTTGGTCACGTACAGCACGGTGATGCCCTTGGCGGTGGCGGCCTTGGCGAAATCGACCACGCCAGGAATCGGCTTGGCCTTCTTCTCGGCGACCCACTGGTCCCAGGTGACCTCGTCGTACTCCTTGCCGTTGCGGATCAGCCGCGCCTGGTAGGGCGAGTTGTCCAGCACCGTCTCGTCCACGTCCATCACCACCGCCGGCTTCAACCCGGTGGCGGCGTTGCCGCGTTCCTCCGGCACCAGCGCGTCCCAGTTCGGTTCCTTCAGCGCCGCATCCAGGCGGTCGGCGGCGGCGCGATAGGTCTGCTCGGCCAGGGCCTGGTACTCGGCCGAGCGCTGCATCCACAGCACCGCGTTGAGGTTGTCGTCGGCGGCGCCCGGGGCGGCGGCGGAGGCGGTCGACGCGGCAGTGGCGGTGGCAGCCGGCTTGGCGGCGGGGTCGGCGACCTGCGCCTGCGGCTTGCAGGCGGACAGGGCGAGCACGGCGCAGGCCAGTGCGGTGCGGGCGATCGGCGTCATCGGGCGTGGGAACCTGGGCGAATGAACCGCGGATTTTAGCCGGTTGCGATGACCGGCGCGGCGCGGCGCGCGGTGGCGCAGGCGGGCCGCCGCGCTCAGGGCGCGAACGTCAGCGCACGCAGATCCGGGGCGAGCTCCGCCTCGACGGGGTCGGCACTTTCGTGGCCTGCGTAGGTGCTGAAGCGGATGCGCAGGCGGCCATCGCGCACGGCGTAGGGCGTCAGGTCGTCGAGGTCGGGTGCGTCCAGGTCGACGTTGTCCAGGCAACTGGACACCGGCACCCGGGCCAGGATCGAAGGCGCCCCGTGCAGGTCGACCACGGTCAACGCCATCTCCGCCCCGGCGCCGCAGTAGCCATGTCCGTCCCCGGGCGATGAACGGCGCACCGATAGGTACAGCAGGCGGTCGCGCGCCAGATACGGCTGCAACCGGGTCGGCAGCAGGCGGATGGCGCGCGCGCTGCCGATCAGCTCCGGTGCGTAGGCGCGTGGGATGGTCTCCAGCACGGTCGGTGCGCGCCCTGGCACCTGCAGCACGATGCGGCCGGCGCGATAGACCAGATGCAGGACGCCGCGGCGTGGATCGCAGACCTCGGTCTCGGCCAGCGCGGCGGATGTCGCGCCGCAGTCCGTCGGCGTCGCGGCGGTGTGGGTCGGCACGGCGTCGGGTGCAGCGGGCGCGGCCAGGGCCAGCAGGAGGATGAGCGGGAGCATGCGGGGCCTTCGCGGTGTGAGCCGAGAGTGTGGCAGCCGCTGTGGATCGCGCGCCAGTTGTGACGTGCATCCTCCATGAAAGCGACGAAATTCACGTAAATGCCTGTTTTGCAGGGGATTTCCCGACAGCGTGTCGGGAGCCTCCGGATGCCGCTGCGCTGTGGTTTGCACCACACTTCGCAGTACGGAAAACCGCGCGACGCGGCGCTTGGTGCGCTGCAGCGCGATCGCGCCTGCACCTGCAGGCAAACGCCGGAAGCGTCACAGGGGACGTTGCAGTGGATCGCTGGAGAAAAGGAGCTTCTCGCATTGTGCTGGCTGCGTGCCTGCTTGCCGGCGTGCCGATGGCGCAGGCGCAGGAACCGCCGAGCACGCTCGATCGCCAGGAACAGCTGCGCCAGGCCGAGCAGGTGCAGCGGCAGCAGGAGCAGGATCGGCAGGCGCCGTTCGTGGGCCCGCGCGAGGCCGAAGCGCCGGCGGACATGCGCAGCACCAGCCTGCCGACCGAAGCCTTGTGCTTCCCGATTCAGCGCGTCCGCCTCAACAGCGGCGGCCCCGACGCGGCGCGATTTTCCTGGCTGTGGCAGTCGCTGCGTCGCTACGAGGGCCGCTGCATCGGCACGGCCGGCATCGACCTGATCCGCCGCCGCGCGCTGGACCAACTGGTCGCGCGCGGCTTCGTCACCACCCGCATCGGCGTGCCGGCGCAGGACCTGTCCCGCGGTGAGCTGCGCTTCGAACTGCTGCCCGGGCGCCTGCGCCAGGTGCGCGTGCAGTCGGCGGACGGCCGTGTGTTCTGGCGCGGTGCGCTGCCGCTGCGGCCGGGCGACGTGCTCGACCTGCGCGCGATCGAGCAGGGCGTGGAGCAGTTCAAGCGGGTGCCGTCGCAGGACGCCAAGATCGATATCGCGCCGGGCGAGCAGCCGGGCGAGTCGGACCTGCTGATCACCGTGCAGCGCAGCAAGCGCTGGCGCGCGGTGTTCAACGCCGACGATTCGGGCGTGCAGGCGACCGGCCGCTACCAGGGCGGCGTCGATTTCGCCCTGGATGCGCCGCTGGGCATCAACGACCTGCTTTCGATCGGCTACAACCACGACCTGGTGGACGACGGTGCCGCGCGCGGCACCCGCGGCA
This genomic stretch from Xanthomonas sacchari harbors:
- the pyrF gene encoding orotidine-5'-phosphate decarboxylase, coding for MSRAPLALAPHERLIFALDVPGRSEALEWIERLGDAVAFYKIGMELLASGEYFDVLDTLAGRGKRVFVDLKFFDIPATVGGVIRRLSQWPVDYCTIHGWHPAMMQAAAEANGSDMRLLAVTVLTSMGRADLASMGIDRAPQDVVVERALAAQAAGIDGVIASGQEAAPIRRATGAGFSIVCPGIRPGGPVGDDQQRTVSVAQAFADGADAIVVGRPIRQAADPRAAAEAIQREIAATLAGGAALLF
- a CDS encoding tryptophan halogenase family protein, which codes for MIAAPLRNLVIVGGGTAGWMAAAALARVLGPDYRITLIESEQIGIVGVGEATVPHIKAFNNLLGINEAEFVRHTQGSFKLGIEFADWQRPGTSYVHGFGTEIGHPLGLLPFQQYWFKQALAGKAKPLGAYTLNTVAAKRDRFMTSATDVPPNSPLANIAYAYHFDAALYAGFLRRYAEQRGVTRREGIVEEVQLHPESGDVRAVRLASGEAIAGDLFIDCSGFRGLLIEQALHTGYHDFSHWLPCDRALAVPCAKVGPPTPYTRATARAAGWQWRIPLQHRTGNGYVYCSAHISDDEAAATLLANLDGPALADPRPLRFVTGRRKQVWNRNVIALGLASGFMEPLESTSIHLVQSGISKLLELFPREGISPVLVRRYNERIAFEFDRIRDFLLLHYHATERDDSAFWRHCRTMPITPELQETLDLFRDSGRFYRNGDEMFAEISWVQVMVGQGILPRAYHPLVDQVPQADLERFMASVEQTIGHCADAMPPHQAFIDRYCAARPA
- a CDS encoding TonB-dependent receptor domain-containing protein, translated to MKKSRSASNLPARSLLCCALATCLFATMPAMAQSSSATLRGQVAAAQAGTEVTVTNIATGSVRRAPIAANGNYTVVGLPPGTYKVEANGVTKTVTLQVASSSTVDLDAGTTAAGGNATTLDTVTVSAPLLKDVKTSEVGNVVSLHQIQQLPQATRNFLEFADTVPGMVFQIDGNGNTKLRGGASNASAGNLYIDGVGQKSYVKGGGIAGQSDTQGNPFPQLAIGEYKVITSNYKAEYGQISGAAITAATKSGTNEFHGEAFYRYTDQDLRDKRPDEANGKIDSQTKEYGFALGGPIIQDRMHFFVAYEGKENVVPKSVQADNTAQPYVGLLPSNLSSQFGAANMPFTEDLYFGKIDFEPTDRDRIELSGQYRDETQTGNVGGTSTPEHGTNKINKDKRANIRWQHSADNWFNELIVGTEDSENNPNPKSIGNGIVYKYLAPRAGSTDVDEYTFLETGSAGGLNVQRKSQKGWFLQNDLTFTSFQWHGEHTIKMGVSYKDIKLTSQDAAALNPQFSYSVDSSGVAATPYRVDYVAPYNTPGQKATVESPSKQYGIYIQDDWAATDKLMINVGVRWDYEDSPAYTDFVTSQAFVNALYSDDPANPGHPWADRLLPSGVNAADYISTGRNRKNFKDGWAPRLGFSYDFFGDESAVLHGGAGRSYDRNLFEQLALETSKAALSPVAVYFQNPATGQCYRSDRVCTAWDPRYLNGVDQLNTIPGVSGSAELFMFNNHLKTPYSDQYSIGITNQVGDWQTDVTFQRVLSYDGFAMSLINRYPDGSYFQNGSAPWGQPVPGYQNTIIGMNGLEQRSSQVLLSADKPYTKESGWGLTLSYTHTSARQNRNIDEPYAFDKATIHDYPFVKSDAVSAHRFVASGSIDGPWGLTFGAKVVLATPEPINTIACYGHTDADGATCQQVAAVPPGSGKFLVGGKIWGYRTVDFQATKDFTVYNDFKLTARVNLLNAFNFKNYSSYSYNDFGSDGRFDPNITINKTGDIMYVPRTVTFEIGAKF
- a CDS encoding 5'-nucleotidase, lipoprotein e(P4) family — its product is MTPIARTALACAVLALSACKPQAQVADPAAKPAATATAASTASAAAPGAADDNLNAVLWMQRSAEYQALAEQTYRAAADRLDAALKEPNWDALVPEERGNAATGLKPAVVMDVDETVLDNSPYQARLIRNGKEYDEVTWDQWVAEKKAKPIPGVVDFAKAATAKGITVLYVTNRAVHLTDATLANLRSAGLPVADNSVLLGLGTVVKDCEQNGSEKNCRRKLVGQQYRVLMQFGDQLGDFTQVVANTPEGRAQLLQQYHDWFGERWWMLPNPSYGSWEPALFNNDFTQSRAARHQAKVQALELAQ